From Pseudomonas sp. G2-4:
CGGGCGCGGCGGCCGGCGCCGGGGTGGACTTGCTGGTGGGCGGCCTGACCCTCGGGGCCGCCGCCCTGGCCGGAGCCATTGTCGGCGGCACCCTGCAAACCGCCCGCAGCTACGGCAACCGGCTGATGGGCAAGCTCAAGGGCCAGCGGGAACTGACGGTGGACGACAGCGTTCTGCGCCTGCTGGCCCTGCGCCAACGCCAACTGCTGCGAGCCCTCAACGAGCGTGGCCATGCGGCGATGGACAGCATCCGCATCGCCGCGCCCCAGGACAAGACCTGGCGCGAAGGCAAGCTGCCCGAAGCCTTGAGCAAGGCTAGGGCGTATCCGCAGTGGTCGTCGCTCAATCCCAAGGCACGATTGAGCCAGGCGGAGCGGCAGGAGCAGATTGAGCGGTTGGCCGAGGAAATCTGAAGCGACACAAAACCCTCTGGCAGCACACAAGACCCGTGGCGAGGGAGCTTGCTCCCGCTGGGTTGCGAAGCAACCCTAAAACCTGACACCTCGGTGTATCAGATCAATCACACTTTGGGGCTGCTTCGCAGCCCAGCGGGAGCAAGCTCCCTCGCCACAACAGCAATCAGCGCCCTAGAGATCAGTCGTTGATCAGCGCCTTGAGCGCCAAGACCGCTTCGGCCAACTCCAACTCACTGAACACCCTCACCCCATGGCGCTTGAGCAACGCTGCCGTCACACCTTCGCCACTGACTTTCACGCCACTGAACGTCCCGTCATAGGTCAACAGATTGCCGCACGACGGGCTGTTGGCCTTGAGCACGGCGATCCGGATGCCGTGCTCGCGCACCAGCGCCAGCGCCTGATGCGCACCTGACAAAAACTGCGCACTGACATCTTCGCCGTCGGTCGTGATCACTGCTGCGCCGCCATCGAGCACTTGCCCACCCTGCCCGCCGGGAATCTCCGCCGCCGCCCGGGGCGTGGGCAGGCCACCGGCGACTTCCGGGCACAGCGCCACGATCCGGCCTTCGTCGAGCCATTGCTGAAGCTGATCGAACGGCCCGCTGGCGCCGCCGTCGTAGCGCACGCGGTGCCCGAGCAGGCAGCGACTGACCAGGATTTTTTCCATCCTCAGAACAACTCGTTGCCGCGGCGCCGGAACCACCCCGTCAAGGACAGTCGATCCCGCGTGGCAGGCAAGACTTCATGGGGGATATCCCCCGACAGGAATACCACCAGGCAACCGCCGGTGGGCACCACGTCATGTTCCGCGCCGTCGTCCAGGTACATGCGCAGTTGGCCGCCATGTTCCGGCAACCAGCCGTCGTTGAGGTAGAGCACCGCCGACACCATCCGTCGATCGTTATCGCGGAAGCGGTCGACGTGCTTGAGGTAGAACGCACCGGGCGGGTACAGGGCGAAATGGCTTTCGAAATCCTCCAGGCCCAGAAACAGCCGGCGATTCATCGTCTCACGCAGGCTGTCCATCAACCCCAGGTAACGATCGCAGGCTGGCGCCTGGCCGGGCTCGATCCACTGGATGCGATCACCACGAATACCTTCACGAATCTCCGAGAACGGCCCGCGCCCAACCGCCGCCGGGGCCAGTTCGCCTTCGGCGGCACGCTGGCGGCACTCGTCCGCCAGGGCGCGGGTCAGCGCATCCGGCAGGAAGATGTTCTGCTGCGACCAGCCGCGCTCGGCCAGGTCGTCGACGATACGTAACAGCAGCGGGTGATCAGAAGGTATTTGCATGGCGCGCATAGTATTCCTGTGCCTGCAAAACCGACAGCGATGCCCGACAGGTTTTTAACGCCAGATAACACCGCCGTAGGAACTTGATACGAATTCTCGACAAGTCCCCACACCCCACGGAGAATAGTCGGCTGCTGACAGGAGTCCCTATGCGCCGTTTGCTTTTCTCACTGTTGATGTTCTGCGTATTACCTGCCTGGGCAGACAGCTACGACCAGTTGTATAAGGTCGCCGGCTGGCCGGAACAGCGGGCGCATTTCAATGACGCCTTGAGCGCCGCGCAACAGCGCTACCAGAACAGCCTGCCGCCGGCGGTGTTCCAGGCGCTGGTGAACAACAGCAATCAACGTTTCGCCCCCCAGGCCATGGACCAGCGGGCCGAGGCGCAGATGCGCAAGAATCTGCGTGACCCTCAGCCGTCCCTGGCTTTTTTCCAATCGCCGTTGGGCCGCAAAGTCGTGGCCGCCGAGCTGCTGGCGACCCGTCGCGATCAATTGGCGAAAAACGCCAAGGGCCTGCCGAAGATGCAAGCCAGTGACAACCGACTGTTGACCATCGGCCACCTGGCCCAAGCCCTGCCCGCCCGCGAGGCCGGCGCCGAGGTCAGCCTGGCGATCGCCGGCGTGGCGGCCGACAGCTTGAGCTCGATGATCCCCGGCCTGCTGGGCGGCGGACAGGCCCAGGGCATGCTGAACGGCCAGCGCCAGCGGCTGATGGAGCAGATCGGCGCGGACCTGAACAACACGTTGCTGTACGTCTACCGCGACCTGTCGGATACCGAGCTGGAAGAATTCGCCACCTTCGCCGAATCGGCCGAGGGCCAGGCTTACTACCAGGCGGCTTTGGCGGCGATTCGGGCGGGGTTGGCGGTGGGGCAGACGCTCGGGCAGTAGCTTTGTGGTGCCTTGACTGGCGCTATCGCGAGCAGGCTCGCTCCCACAGGGGTTGAGTGAACTCAGGTTTCGCGAGCGTCAAAGGTCCAATGTGGGAGCGAGCTTGCTCGCGATAGCGATCACAAAGTCACCGCCGAACCCGGCTCATCCGCTTGGTCAGAAACCCAAACATCTCCTGCCGCATCGCCAAGGCCTCATTGGCCAGATGATGCCGGCCCTCGGGCAGCATCAACACCTGCGGCCGGTCGAACTTGCTGCGCAGCACTTGCAGGTTGTGCACCCAATCCACCGTCATGTCCGCCTGCCCTTGCACGATCAACGGCTGGCGCGGGCTGCTCGGAGCAGCTTCGATGCGCTTGATCCATTGCCCCAACGCTCCCACCCACGCGGTGGGCAGGCGTAGCGGTTGCAGCGGGTCGGCTTGCAGGAACGGCAGGAACTGCGGGTCGGTGGAGTTCTCGCTGAAACGCCGGGCGATGCCGGTCACGAAAGGTTTGAGCAGGTAGTAACTCAGGCGCGACCAACCCCAGGCCCGCGGCCGTACCAGCGGCGACAACAGGATCACCTGGCCCTGGGCCGGGCTATTGGCGCCATGATTGAGCACGTGGTCCACCACGATAGCCCCGCCGGTGCTTTGTCCGCACAAATGCCAGGGTTGCGGCAGGTCCAGTGTCCCGGCCTCGGCCAACAGGCCCTGCAACGTGGCCTGATACTCAGCGAAATCACCAATGCTGGCGCGCTCGCCACTGGACAGGCCGTGGCCCGGCAGGTCGCAGGCAATCACCGCGAATTTCTGCGCCAAGGCCCACTCGATCAAGTGTCGATACAGTCCCATGTGATCGTAATACCCGTGGAACACGAACAACGTCGCCACGGCTTTTTCCGGCCACCAGACCTGGGCAACCACCTCATACCCGTCGATTTCGAAACGCCCCAGTCCCTTGCGCAATGGGTATTGGGGGAAATCCAATTCATAGAAGCGCTGATAGGCCTGTGCTTGCTCCGAGAGGGGCTGCCACTGGGCCAGGGATTGCAGGCTGGCACGCAGGTGATCGGGGTCGAAAGTGGCAGGCATCAAGATTCCCAGGCAAGGCGCATCGCGCGAAACAGACTTTATAGGCTTGCGATATTCATCTGTCGCGGCAGGCATGGCAAGCTACCCGGCCTCAGAGGATCGACTTCATGCGCCCGTCCCACCGCACGACCTTGCTTGCCAGCCTGCTTGCCCTCGCGTGCGCCGCCGTGTTGTGGTTCGCCTACGACTGGTTCCAGGGGCGTTTCCTGCGTACGTTCAGCCAACACACGGCGGTGTTTTCCGGTGACCCACTGAGCCTGCCTGCCGACCTGGCCGGCCCTGGCGCGATCCGCCTGGTGCATTTCTGGGACCCTGCGTGCCCGTGCAACGTCGGCAATCAGCAACACCTGGCCGAACTGGTCGATAAATATGGACCGCAAGGCGTCGAGTTTTATGCGGTACAAAAGACCGGCAGCCAAGGTCGGTTACCGACCACGCTGAGCCACCTCAAAGCCCTCCCGGCGCTTCCCGGTTCAAGCCAGATTCCCGCCAGCCCGGCCGTGGCGATCTGGGACCGCAGCGGCAAGCTCGCGTACTTCGGCCCCTACAGCGAAGGCCTGACCTGCAATTCGAGCAACAGCTTCATCGAGCCGATTCTCGAGGCGTTGAGCGTCGGCCGAGCAGTCAACGCAACCCACACGTTGGCGGTAGGTTGCTATTGTCCGTGGGGCGAGGACACATCTGCCAAAGAATAAGGAATCCCTCCGGGGGGCGATGCGCAGAAAGGCAACGGCATGCTAAACAGGGAATCAACAGCGAGACCATGGGACCGCTGTCATCAGAATAAGGAATCACCATGAAACGCACCCTCATCGCCTTCCTGTCATTGGTCGTCACCGCCATCATCGTCGCCGGCGGCTACCTCTACAGCAAGCAGCCCACCCGCCAGGGCACGGTTCAGCTGCAAGGGCTGCACGGCTCGGTGACGGTGCGCTACGACGAACGCGGTGTGCCGCATATCCGTGCCGAGAACGAAACCGACCTGTACCGCGCCCTCGGTTATGTCCACGCCCAGGATCGGCTGTTCCAGATGGAGATCATGCGTCGTCTCGCCCGTGGCGAACTGGCCGAGGTGCTGGGGCCGAAGCTGCTCGACACCGACAAGCTGATGCGCAGCCTGCGCATCCGCGAGCGCGCCGCGACCTATGTGACGGAGCAAGACCCACAATCCCCGGCCTGGATTGCGATGCAGGCCTATCTGGACGGTATCAACGCCTATCAGGACAGCCACACCCGGCCGGTGGAGTTCGACGTGCTGGGCATCCCCAAGCGCCCGTTCACCGCCGAAGACACCGTCAGCATTACCGGCTACATGGCCTACAGCTTCGCCGCAGCGTTTCGCACTGAGCCGCTGTTGACCTACGTGCGCGATCAACTAGGCGCTGACTACCTGAACATCTTCGACCTCGACTGGCAGCCCCAGGGCGTGCTGGCCGAAGATCGCAAGCGCGGCCTGCCCCTGGCCGCCGCCGACTGGAAAGACCTCAACGCCCTCGCCCGCCTGAGCGAGCAGGCACTGGCGGAAAACGGTATGCCACAGTTCGAGGGCAGCAACGCCTGGGCGGTCGCCGGCAACCGTACCCACAGCGGTAAACCGTTGCTGGCGGGCGACCCGCACATCCGCTTTTCCGCGCCGTCGGTGTGGTACGAGGCGCACCTGTCCGCGCCGGGCTTCGAGCTCTACGGGCATTACCAGGCGCTGCTGCCCTTCGCAACGCTGGGCATGAACAAGGATTTCGGCTGGAGCATCACCATGTTCCAGAACGATGACTTGGACCTGGTCGCCGAGAAGGTCAACCCGGACAATCCTGAACAGGTCTGGTATCGCGGCCAATGGGTGGACATGACCCGCAGCGAACAGCAGATCGCGGTCAAGGGCCAGGCACCGGTGACGCTGGTGCTGCGCCAGTCGCCCCACGGGCCGATCGTCAACGATGCCCTCGGTGCGAACGCCGGTAAGACACCGATCGCCATGTGGTGGGGTTTCCTGGAAAGCCGCAACCCGATCCTCGACGCCTTCTACCAGCTCAACCGCGCCGATACCCTGGCCAAGGCCCGTGGCGCTTCGGCCAAGATCCACGCACCGGGGCTGAACGTCGTGTGGGCCAATGCCAAGGGCGATATCGGCTGGTGGGCCGCCGCGCAATTGCCCAAGCGACCGGCCGGCGTGAAGCCCGGGTTCATCCTCGATGGCAGCAGCCCGGAAGCGGAAAAGGAAGGCTTCTACCCGTTCAGCGACAATCCTCAGGAAGAAAACCCGGCGCGGGGCTACATCGTCTCGGCCAACTTCCAGCCGGTGCCGGCCAGCGGCATCGAGATCCCGGGCTACTACAATCCCGCCGACCGCGGCCAGCAACTCAACCGCCAGCTCAGCGACAAGCAGGCGAAGTGGGACATCCAAACCACCCAGAAGCTGCAACTGGACACGACCACCGCCTACGGTCCGCGCCTGCTTGCATCCTTGTTGCCGGTGCTGCGTGAGGTAGTCAGCGACCCGCAGGAACGCAAATGGGTGGAACAACTGGCCCAATGGCCGGGCGATTACCCACTGGACTCCAGCAGCGCCACGCTGTTCAACCAGTTCCTGTTCAACCTGGCCGATGCCGCGCTGCACGATGAACTGGGCGATGGGTTCTTCGAGACCGCGCTGTCGACCCGGGTGATCGACGCGGCCCTGCCACGCCTGGCGGCCTCGAAGGATTCACCGTGGTGGGATGACCGCACGACGCTGGGCGTGGAAACCCGTGCCGACACGGTGAACATCGCCTGGAAGAAAAGCCTCGCGCACCTGCGGGCGACCTTGGGTGACGATGCCACGCAATGGCAGTGGGGCAAGGCTCACACCCTGACCCATGGTCATCCGCTGGGTCTGCAAAAACCGCTGGACCGGGTCTTCAACGTCGGCCCGTTTGCGGCCCCCGGTACCCATGAAGTGCCCAACAACCTCTCGGCCAAAATCGGTCCGGCGCCTTGGCCGGTGACCTATGGTCCTTCCACCCGACGCATCATCGACTTCGCCGACCCGGCCCACAGTGTCACCATCAACCCGGTCGGCCAGAGCGGCGTGCCGTTCGACAAGCATTACGAGGATCAGGCCGAGGCGTACATCGAAGGGGTCTATCACCAGGCGCACCTGGCCGAGGAAGAAGTACTGGCCAATACCCGCGCGACCTTGAAACTGTTACCGGCGAGGAGCTCGCCCTGATTCTGGCGGGCGTGATTTTTCATCACCAACAGGCTCAATCTTCATTGATGGTCAAGACTGCAAGGGTTCAACACCCCGCCCCCCCTCACAGGAGTCAATGCAATGTTCAATAACTGGTCCGAACTGCTGCCCACCATCAAAAGTGCCTTTGGCGCCCTGGGCAAGAGCAACCCGAAGATGGTCAAGGCCTACATGGCCCTGGATGAAGCCGCCGCTGAAAACAACGTGCTCGATGCCAAGACCCGTGAGCTGATTTCCATCGCTGTAGCCATCACCACCCGTTGCGACGGCTGCATCGGCGTGCACACCGACGCGGCCATCAAGGCCGGCGCCACCCGTGAAGAAATCGCCGCCACCCTGGCCACGGCGGTGTCGCTGAATGCCGGCGCGGCGTACATCTACTCCCTGCGCGCGCTGGAGGCCCATGACGCGCTGAAGAAGTGAGCGGTTGCCCCCTACACCAGCGCACCGAAGTTCAGCCTGAATTGCTGCGGCGTCACGTCCAGCCTGCGATTGAAGACGCTGCGCATGTGCTGGGCATCGCGAAATCCGCATTGGTACGCCACGGTCTTGAGCGGTGCGCGGGTGCTTTCCAGCATCACCCGCGCCGCGTCTACCCGGGCTTGCTCGACAAACTCTGCCGGCGTGACCTTCGCTTCCCGCGTGAACACCCGGGAGAAATTACGCGGGCTCATGTTCGCCGCTTTGGCTAGCTTGGCGATGGTCAGGTCACCGTTCAAGTGCGCCAGTACATGCGCCTGGACCTGGGCCACGGTGGACGTCGGCTCAGCGTGAGGCGTAAGAAAAGGGCTGAACTGTGACTGCCCGCCCGAGCGCTGGGTAAACACCACCAGCCGCTTGGCGACACTCAGCGCCACGTCTGGCCCGTGGTCCTGGGCCAGCAGGAACAACGACAGGTCGATCCCTGCGCTCACCCCAGCGGAAGTGTAGAGTTCACGATCCTGCACGTACAAACGATCCGCTTCAACCCGGGTCGAAGGACACAGCTGCGCCAGCGCCGCGGCGTCGCCCCAATGGGTGGTGACGGTCCGCCCCTCCAGCAATCCGGCCCGAGCCAGCATGAAAGCGCCATTGCAGATTGAGCCAAAGCGCCGCGCTCGCCCACAGGCCTCCCGCAGCCAGGCATCGAATACCGTGCCAAATTGCATCAACGGTAACTGCGGCCCGCCCGCCACCAATAGCAGGTCGTACGCCTGCGAAGCCTCGCTGAAGTGCCGATGGGCATTGAGGGACAAGCCATTGGAACAAGACATCGCGCCCTGTTCGACGCCGATCACTTCAAGCCGATAGTGGTCCTCGGCGGCCAGGAACCGATTGGCTTCGCTGAACACATCCATGGGCCCGGAAACGTCCAGCGACTGGACCCCTGGGAATACCACGACGGCGACGATTTTCTGCATGGTTCACGCGTGCCTTCGAGTTCAACGACTCCGCCACCCTAGCCAATCCGTGCCTCGCAAGCCACCCTGGCACGAAACCCAGGCTTATTGGCAAGGATCGCAGCCATGGGAAGATTGTTGCGCGACCTCCCGGCGAACAGACTGAAACCTCGGCGCCGCACTGGCCCATCGTCAAGAGGAGAACAGCATGAACAGCATTGCCGGCATCAAAATCCCCAACAGCGCCCTTGCCCGCGCCACCACCGACTACATCCGCGATATCGAATCCGACCTGCTGTACCATCACTCTCGCCGGGTATTTCTGTTCGGCGCCTTGAGTGGCCAGCGTCGGCAGTTGGCCTATGACCCGGAGTTGCTGTATGTCGGCGCGATGTTCCACGACCTCGGCCTGGTGGAGGGTTACCGCAGCGACGGCGAACGTTTCGAAGTGGACGGCGCAAACGCCGCCGCGGCATTTCTCAAACCCTACGGGTTGAGCGATGACGATATCGAACAGGTGTGGCTGTCCATCGCCCTGCACACCACTCCAGGCGTGCCCAAACACCTGCGCCCCACCGTCGCCCTGGTGACCGCCGGGGTGGAGATGGACGTACTGGGCATGGATTACGCCGCGTTCCCGGCCGCGCAGCGAGACGCCGTGGTGCATGCTCATCCGCGTGGGGAAGGGTTCAAGGAATGCATCATCTGCGCTTTCGCCGACGGCTTGCGGCATCGCCCGCAGACGACCTTCGGCAATGTGAAGACGGATGTGCTGTTGGATCAGGCGCCGGGCTTCAAGCCGATGAACTTTGTCGAAATCATTCGTACGTCCCCCTGGAACTCATAACCCTCCGTCCAACAGCTTCAGTGACTGTCCCGCTGCTATCGCGAGCAAGCTCGCTCCCACAATTGAACCGGCGGCAGTTGGCGAATTTTGGAGCAACAACAAAACCTGTGGGAGCGAGCTTGCTCGCGAAGGCGGACTGACATTCAACATTTTCGTCGACTGTCTCACCGCTATCGCGAGCAAGCTCGCTCCCACATTTGCCGCCAGTGTCGGGTTAGACCGGTGCGGTCTCGGCCCGGCGTATATCCGGCTGTTTCCAGGAGTCGGCAGCGCTTTCCTCGATGGCTTGCTGGATCGCCCGCTTGCGGTTTTCTTCGGCGCGGC
This genomic window contains:
- a CDS encoding 2OG-Fe(II) oxygenase, yielding MRAMQIPSDHPLLLRIVDDLAERGWSQQNIFLPDALTRALADECRQRAAEGELAPAAVGRGPFSEIREGIRGDRIQWIEPGQAPACDRYLGLMDSLRETMNRRLFLGLEDFESHFALYPPGAFYLKHVDRFRDNDRRMVSAVLYLNDGWLPEHGGQLRMYLDDGAEHDVVPTGGCLVVFLSGDIPHEVLPATRDRLSLTGWFRRRGNELF
- a CDS encoding DUF6436 domain-containing protein, which codes for MRPSHRTTLLASLLALACAAVLWFAYDWFQGRFLRTFSQHTAVFSGDPLSLPADLAGPGAIRLVHFWDPACPCNVGNQQHLAELVDKYGPQGVEFYAVQKTGSQGRLPTTLSHLKALPALPGSSQIPASPAVAIWDRSGKLAYFGPYSEGLTCNSSNSFIEPILEALSVGRAVNATHTLAVGCYCPWGEDTSAKE
- a CDS encoding HD domain-containing protein; the protein is MNSIAGIKIPNSALARATTDYIRDIESDLLYHHSRRVFLFGALSGQRRQLAYDPELLYVGAMFHDLGLVEGYRSDGERFEVDGANAAAAFLKPYGLSDDDIEQVWLSIALHTTPGVPKHLRPTVALVTAGVEMDVLGMDYAAFPAAQRDAVVHAHPRGEGFKECIICAFADGLRHRPQTTFGNVKTDVLLDQAPGFKPMNFVEIIRTSPWNS
- a CDS encoding DUF523 domain-containing protein, which codes for MEKILVSRCLLGHRVRYDGGASGPFDQLQQWLDEGRIVALCPEVAGGLPTPRAAAEIPGGQGGQVLDGGAAVITTDGEDVSAQFLSGAHQALALVREHGIRIAVLKANSPSCGNLLTYDGTFSGVKVSGEGVTAALLKRHGVRVFSELELAEAVLALKALIND
- a CDS encoding alpha/beta hydrolase, with product MPATFDPDHLRASLQSLAQWQPLSEQAQAYQRFYELDFPQYPLRKGLGRFEIDGYEVVAQVWWPEKAVATLFVFHGYYDHMGLYRHLIEWALAQKFAVIACDLPGHGLSSGERASIGDFAEYQATLQGLLAEAGTLDLPQPWHLCGQSTGGAIVVDHVLNHGANSPAQGQVILLSPLVRPRAWGWSRLSYYLLKPFVTGIARRFSENSTDPQFLPFLQADPLQPLRLPTAWVGALGQWIKRIEAAPSSPRQPLIVQGQADMTVDWVHNLQVLRSKFDRPQVLMLPEGRHHLANEALAMRQEMFGFLTKRMSRVRR
- a CDS encoding DJ-1/PfpI family protein, which codes for MQKIVAVVVFPGVQSLDVSGPMDVFSEANRFLAAEDHYRLEVIGVEQGAMSCSNGLSLNAHRHFSEASQAYDLLLVAGGPQLPLMQFGTVFDAWLREACGRARRFGSICNGAFMLARAGLLEGRTVTTHWGDAAALAQLCPSTRVEADRLYVQDRELYTSAGVSAGIDLSLFLLAQDHGPDVALSVAKRLVVFTQRSGGQSQFSPFLTPHAEPTSTVAQVQAHVLAHLNGDLTIAKLAKAANMSPRNFSRVFTREAKVTPAEFVEQARVDAARVMLESTRAPLKTVAYQCGFRDAQHMRSVFNRRLDVTPQQFRLNFGALV
- a CDS encoding penicillin acylase family protein; protein product: MKRTLIAFLSLVVTAIIVAGGYLYSKQPTRQGTVQLQGLHGSVTVRYDERGVPHIRAENETDLYRALGYVHAQDRLFQMEIMRRLARGELAEVLGPKLLDTDKLMRSLRIRERAATYVTEQDPQSPAWIAMQAYLDGINAYQDSHTRPVEFDVLGIPKRPFTAEDTVSITGYMAYSFAAAFRTEPLLTYVRDQLGADYLNIFDLDWQPQGVLAEDRKRGLPLAAADWKDLNALARLSEQALAENGMPQFEGSNAWAVAGNRTHSGKPLLAGDPHIRFSAPSVWYEAHLSAPGFELYGHYQALLPFATLGMNKDFGWSITMFQNDDLDLVAEKVNPDNPEQVWYRGQWVDMTRSEQQIAVKGQAPVTLVLRQSPHGPIVNDALGANAGKTPIAMWWGFLESRNPILDAFYQLNRADTLAKARGASAKIHAPGLNVVWANAKGDIGWWAAAQLPKRPAGVKPGFILDGSSPEAEKEGFYPFSDNPQEENPARGYIVSANFQPVPASGIEIPGYYNPADRGQQLNRQLSDKQAKWDIQTTQKLQLDTTTAYGPRLLASLLPVLREVVSDPQERKWVEQLAQWPGDYPLDSSSATLFNQFLFNLADAALHDELGDGFFETALSTRVIDAALPRLAASKDSPWWDDRTTLGVETRADTVNIAWKKSLAHLRATLGDDATQWQWGKAHTLTHGHPLGLQKPLDRVFNVGPFAAPGTHEVPNNLSAKIGPAPWPVTYGPSTRRIIDFADPAHSVTINPVGQSGVPFDKHYEDQAEAYIEGVYHQAHLAEEEVLANTRATLKLLPARSSP
- a CDS encoding carboxymuconolactone decarboxylase family protein, which translates into the protein MFNNWSELLPTIKSAFGALGKSNPKMVKAYMALDEAAAENNVLDAKTRELISIAVAITTRCDGCIGVHTDAAIKAGATREEIAATLATAVSLNAGAAYIYSLRALEAHDALKK